The following proteins come from a genomic window of Microbacterium sp. JZ31:
- a CDS encoding methionine ABC transporter permease produces MNDLDLNDLVADVSKALGETAAMVGVALVFTVLIGLPLGILLVILDKGGVLDAPFGSRSFGRALHAVIGFVVNVGRSLPFIILMVAILPFTKLLVGKSFGLWAAVVPLTVAAIPFFARLVEIAVREVDHGLVEAAVSLGKTKSAIVWKVLVPESLPAIVLGLFTSVISLLNYSAMAGVIGGGGLGDLALREGYQRYNEWYMLVVVVLLVVIVQALQSLGSALARRFRHDNRAAITARSEPAAVAG; encoded by the coding sequence GTGAACGATCTCGACCTGAATGACCTCGTCGCCGACGTCTCGAAGGCGCTCGGCGAGACCGCCGCCATGGTCGGCGTCGCCCTCGTCTTCACCGTGCTCATCGGCCTGCCGCTGGGCATCCTGCTGGTGATCCTCGACAAGGGCGGCGTGCTGGATGCGCCGTTCGGCTCGCGCTCGTTCGGCCGCGCGCTGCACGCGGTGATCGGCTTCGTCGTGAACGTCGGCCGGTCGCTGCCGTTCATCATCCTGATGGTGGCGATCCTGCCGTTCACGAAGCTGCTCGTCGGCAAGTCCTTCGGCCTCTGGGCGGCGGTCGTGCCGCTCACGGTGGCCGCGATCCCGTTCTTCGCGCGGCTCGTCGAGATCGCCGTGCGCGAGGTGGATCACGGCCTCGTCGAGGCCGCCGTGTCGCTCGGCAAGACGAAGTCGGCGATCGTGTGGAAGGTGCTCGTGCCCGAATCGCTCCCCGCGATCGTGCTCGGCCTGTTCACGTCGGTGATCTCGCTGCTGAACTACTCGGCCATGGCCGGCGTGATCGGCGGCGGCGGTCTGGGCGACCTCGCGCTGCGCGAGGGCTACCAGCGCTACAACGAGTGGTACATGCTCGTCGTGGTCGTGCTGCTGGTGGTCATCGTGCAGGCGCTGCAGTCGCTCGGCAGCGCCCTGGCGCGCCGGTTCCGGCACGACAACCGCGCCGCCATCACGGCCCGCAGCGAACCCGCAGCCGTCGCCGGCTGA
- a CDS encoding nitroreductase family deazaflavin-dependent oxidoreductase has product MPLKGEYLPSTAEWARTQAETYEATNGAEGNLLRGKPVIVLTTVGAKTGGLRKTALMRVEHEGRYAVVASKGGAPEPPQWYWNIVKEPHVELQDGADKRDYTARRLEGAEYDEWWQRAVAAWPDYAEYQKKTDRKIAVFVLEPVEG; this is encoded by the coding sequence ATGCCGCTGAAGGGTGAGTACCTGCCGTCCACCGCAGAGTGGGCGCGCACACAGGCCGAGACGTACGAGGCGACGAACGGCGCGGAGGGCAACCTGCTGCGCGGGAAGCCGGTGATCGTGCTGACCACGGTCGGCGCCAAGACCGGCGGGCTGCGCAAGACCGCGCTCATGCGGGTCGAGCACGAAGGTCGCTATGCCGTCGTGGCGTCGAAGGGCGGCGCGCCGGAGCCGCCGCAGTGGTACTGGAACATCGTCAAGGAACCGCACGTCGAGCTGCAGGACGGCGCCGACAAGCGCGACTACACCGCGCGCCGGCTCGAGGGCGCGGAGTACGACGAGTGGTGGCAGCGCGCGGTCGCGGCCTGGCCCGACTACGCCGAGTACCAGAAGAAGACGGATCGCAAGATCGCCGTGTTCGTCCTGGAGCCGGTCGAGGGCTGA
- a CDS encoding NCS2 family permease, protein MTAAPAGPGAPSTKPAPRNALDRFFSVTERGSTFGAEIRGGLVTFVTMAYIVILNPIILSSAPDVEGTTLAFPAVGAATALAAGVMTIAFGLVTRLPFGFAAGLGINAYLAFSVVGQVTWPEAMALVVVNGLVIVLLAATGLRKMIFDAVPLQLKLAITVGIGLFIAFIGFVNAGFVTTTGEASPPVGLGVGGSVATAPTLLFVITLVLTGILVALKVKGGLLIGLVTGTVLSVIAEAVWQLGAAADGNAGGWSLTVPTLSGSPFALPDLSLVGAIDFGFDLGRVSMVALVMIVFTLVFSNFFDAMGTMTGLAKEADLADEKGDFPRIKSALIVEGVGAVVGGATSSSSNTVFIESGAGIGEGARTGLANVVTGVMFLLAMFLTPLTSIVPTEIAAAALVIVGAMMMAQIAHIDLTDFGVLLPVFLTVTVMPLTFSIANGIGAGFISWVLIQTFSRRARTVSPLLWIVAAGFVIYFARGPIQALVGA, encoded by the coding sequence ATGACTGCTGCACCCGCCGGCCCCGGCGCCCCGTCCACGAAGCCCGCTCCGAGGAACGCGCTCGACCGCTTCTTCTCGGTCACGGAGCGCGGATCCACATTCGGCGCCGAGATCCGCGGTGGTCTCGTGACCTTCGTCACGATGGCCTACATCGTGATCCTGAACCCGATCATCCTGTCGAGCGCTCCGGACGTCGAGGGCACCACGCTGGCCTTCCCCGCGGTGGGTGCCGCCACCGCCCTGGCCGCGGGCGTCATGACCATCGCGTTCGGTCTCGTCACCCGCCTGCCCTTCGGCTTCGCCGCGGGCCTCGGCATCAACGCCTACCTGGCGTTCTCCGTCGTCGGTCAGGTGACCTGGCCGGAGGCGATGGCGCTCGTTGTCGTCAACGGCCTCGTGATCGTGCTGCTGGCGGCGACCGGGCTGCGGAAGATGATCTTCGACGCGGTGCCGCTGCAGCTCAAGCTCGCGATCACGGTCGGCATCGGCCTGTTCATCGCGTTCATCGGCTTCGTCAACGCGGGCTTCGTGACGACCACCGGCGAGGCCTCCCCGCCCGTCGGGCTGGGCGTCGGCGGCTCGGTCGCGACCGCCCCGACCCTGCTGTTCGTGATCACGCTCGTCCTCACGGGGATCCTGGTCGCACTGAAGGTCAAGGGCGGCCTGCTGATCGGCCTCGTCACCGGCACCGTGCTCTCCGTGATCGCCGAGGCCGTCTGGCAGCTCGGCGCCGCCGCCGACGGCAACGCGGGCGGCTGGAGCCTCACCGTCCCCACGCTGTCCGGATCGCCGTTCGCGCTGCCGGACCTGAGCCTCGTGGGTGCGATCGACTTCGGCTTCGACCTCGGCCGCGTCAGCATGGTCGCGCTCGTGATGATCGTCTTCACGCTCGTGTTCTCGAACTTCTTCGACGCGATGGGGACGATGACGGGGCTCGCGAAGGAGGCCGACCTCGCGGATGAGAAGGGCGACTTCCCGCGCATCAAGTCGGCGCTGATCGTCGAGGGCGTCGGCGCCGTCGTGGGCGGCGCGACCTCGTCGTCCTCCAACACGGTGTTCATCGAGTCGGGCGCCGGCATCGGCGAGGGCGCGCGCACGGGCCTCGCCAACGTCGTCACGGGCGTGATGTTCCTGCTGGCGATGTTCCTCACGCCGCTCACCTCGATCGTCCCGACCGAGATCGCGGCCGCCGCGCTCGTGATCGTCGGCGCGATGATGATGGCGCAGATCGCGCACATCGACCTGACCGACTTCGGGGTGCTGCTGCCGGTGTTCCTCACCGTCACGGTCATGCCGCTGACCTTCTCGATCGCGAACGGCATCGGCGCGGGCTTCATCAGCTGGGTCCTGATCCAGACCTTCTCCCGACGCGCACGCACTGTCAGCCCCCTGCTGTGGATCGTCGCCGCCGGCTTCGTGATCTACTTCGCGCGCGGCCCGATCCAGGCGCTCGTCGGCGCCTGA
- a CDS encoding acyl-CoA dehydrogenase family protein, protein MASELFPGEKVLSYDVTFPLDTDYYAVFSDVDGADRAQWTRAREVGEALGPRMAEAWDKAEYPLEALTALGEADLYVDGIGHADLTPMSPLAAGLVNMEVSRADGSLGTVIAVQGGLALRTLALFGSPEQQARWLGPIARGEVPGAFALTEPDHGSDSTSLETVARWDEDGWILRGAKKWIGNGASGGVTFVWARVDREGDADHGQVRCFLVEQDTPGYTGTVIAGKLSLRGIHQAHITLDGVRLAEDAVLPGTHSFRDTSTVLFATRSGVAWSALGHATACYEAALAYSTQRIQFGKPLAKFQMVQERLTQMLSQLTAMQLYCRRLADLEAAGALRPTQASLAKFHNTRTARDIARTARDLLGGNGILLENRVMQHLADIEAIHTYEGTESVQALIIGRDITGMGAFV, encoded by the coding sequence ATGGCATCCGAGCTCTTCCCCGGAGAGAAGGTCCTCTCCTACGACGTAACATTCCCGCTCGACACCGACTACTACGCGGTGTTCTCCGACGTCGACGGCGCGGATCGCGCGCAGTGGACACGGGCGCGCGAGGTCGGCGAGGCGCTCGGGCCGCGCATGGCCGAGGCGTGGGACAAGGCCGAGTACCCGCTCGAGGCGCTCACGGCGCTGGGCGAGGCCGACCTGTATGTCGACGGCATCGGGCACGCCGACCTCACTCCCATGTCGCCGCTCGCCGCCGGTCTGGTGAACATGGAGGTCTCGCGCGCGGACGGGTCGCTCGGCACCGTGATCGCGGTGCAGGGCGGGCTCGCGCTGCGCACCCTGGCGCTGTTCGGCAGCCCGGAGCAGCAGGCCCGCTGGCTCGGTCCGATCGCGCGCGGCGAGGTTCCCGGCGCGTTCGCGCTCACCGAGCCGGATCACGGATCCGACTCCACGTCCCTCGAGACGGTCGCGCGCTGGGACGAGGACGGATGGATCCTGCGCGGCGCCAAGAAGTGGATCGGCAACGGCGCGTCCGGCGGCGTCACGTTCGTGTGGGCGCGCGTGGACCGCGAGGGCGACGCGGACCACGGACAGGTGCGCTGCTTCCTGGTCGAGCAGGACACGCCCGGCTACACCGGCACGGTGATCGCCGGCAAGCTGTCGCTGCGCGGCATCCACCAGGCCCACATCACGCTCGACGGCGTGCGCCTCGCCGAGGACGCGGTGCTGCCGGGCACGCACTCCTTCCGCGACACGTCGACCGTGCTGTTCGCGACGCGCTCGGGCGTGGCGTGGTCGGCGCTCGGGCATGCGACCGCGTGCTACGAGGCGGCGCTGGCGTACTCGACGCAGCGGATCCAGTTCGGCAAGCCGCTCGCGAAGTTCCAGATGGTGCAGGAGCGGCTGACGCAGATGCTGTCCCAGCTCACGGCGATGCAGCTGTACTGCCGCCGTCTCGCCGACCTCGAGGCCGCCGGCGCGCTGCGCCCGACGCAGGCGTCGCTGGCGAAGTTCCACAACACCCGCACGGCGCGCGACATCGCGCGCACCGCCCGCGACCTGCTGGGCGGCAACGGCATCCTGCTCGAGAACCGCGTGATGCAGCACCTCGCCGACATCGAGGCCATCCACACGTACGAGGGCACCGAGAGCGTGCAGGCGCTCATCATCGGCCGGGACATCACGGGGATGGGCGCGTTCGTCTGA